The Anaerolineales bacterium DNA window GCTTCCAGCTCCTTCTGCCAGGGAGCATCCTTGCCAAAGGCATGACCTTCAACGACGTTCCGGTGAGCGTATAGATCAAGGAGATCCTGGGCTACCTCCTCAACCGCTTCCTTTACATGTGATTTGGTGGTACGCCACTCAGGGCTACCTAGGCGCGTAGGTGTTGGGGCGTGGGAATCATGCCCAATATAACGGGTCAGGCGGTCAGCCTGGTAGACTGGCACAAACAGCTGGTCGCCTTCGGCATATTCAACCGCCAGGTACTCGCGCTCGATTCCATCCACACTACGTTCAACCAGGCCGATAAACCGGCCGATGCCGTAATCGACATGCACCACCCAGTCACCAGGTTCAAAGTCGGCATAAGCAGCTTCAGGGGCTTCAGCCATCGGGCGCGGTCGTTGTCGTAACTCAGGCCGGCGCCAGCCGAAGATCTCACCATCAGTGAACAGGTGGATGGGCTTTTCTCCAGGAGCGGCAAAGGTCAGGCCTTCCGACAGGCTGGCATCATAGAAGGACAGGCATTCGCTGGAAGGTGTGAACGGGTTATGTTCCTTCCACAGCTCCTGCAAGCGGGCGGATTGGCGTGAGACGATGATGATGGGCTCACTCTGGGCACAACATTGGTCCAGGTGCTCCATCAACGGCTTGAGCTGGCCTGCGAAGCGTACTCCGGGCAGGAAGCTATCCGCGATATTGGTCGGTCTACCTGGCAGGGCTTCATTATTCACAGGCAAGCCAAGATCGATGGCTTGTTTACCTGCCAGGGTGTCTTCGAGCTCACTCCAGGTGAGATACGGGATGGGGAAATCTTCCGGCAGCTCGCTATCCTTGATGTAATCGCGACGCAATCCTACTGCCTGCTCTTCGACCTCCTGGACGCTATCCCGCACAGCCTGCTCATCATCGACCAAGACCAGGCTTTGCGAAGGGAGGTAATCCAGCAAGCTGGCAGGCTCGGGGTGAAGCACGGGGATATAAAATTCTGACAGGCTGCCTGGCTCAATAGCTAATTTCTGCAGGGTTTCCGTGTCTGGGGTAATGAATTCACGTGCCGGTGAGATCGGTAGGCGCTCGATGGTGTTAATCGTGCGCTGGGTAGCCGGATCAAAGCAGCGTAGCGTGTCGATCTCATCCCCAAACAGCTCAATCCTCACCGGCTGCTCCGCTGAAGGTGTCCAGATATCGAGGATGCCACCCCGGCGGGAGAACTGACCGGGGCTCACCACGATATTGGTATGTTCATATCCCATGGCAACCCAGGCGCGTAACAGCTCGTCTGGCTGGACGACCTGCCCGACCTTGATGGTGCGCAAAATCTTGAGAAATTCCCGCCTGGGAAGTGTGCGCACCATCAAAGCTCTCACCGGGGTGATGATGATCGGTGGCGGGGGTTTTACCCCACCTGGAATATGGTATCCGGCCAGGCTTGAAAGCACCATAAGGCGATCGCGCCGGGTGGTCAAACCCCAGGTCGCATTTTCATAAAACAGGGGGGTTGGTTCTGGGAAGAAAAGAAGGGGTAGCTTGGGTGCCCATAACGCCAGCTCATCCGCAAGCGTGAGGGCATGGTCATTGCGATCGGTAATGAGCAGGATCGGTCGTTCAGCAGCCTGGCGTAAGGCTGCCAGCCATGGTAAGCGGGCAGACCGCCTGATTCCAAGGGGAGGGATAGCCTGCCCCAGCTCAATCAGCTTGAACAACTCGCCAGATGCCGATACAATCGAATCGATTATTCCATCAAGTTCCATATTATTTTAGAGTAAATTCACAAATGCCGGCTCAACCATTGAACAAGTTCATTGACCGCTCCAGACCGAACCGAGTGTAGGTCAGTACAGCCTCAACCGCCCTATCTAGGGTTTGTTTCAAGAGCTCGGCGTCACTGGATGGGAAGTCTTGCAGCACGTAATCTGCGGCTTCCATCCTACCCGGCGGCCTGCCCGTGCCGATTCGCAAGCGAGGGAATTCGTCGGTCCCCAGACGCTCGATAATTGACTGCATCCCCTTTTGGCCAGCCGAGCCACCGAACGGGCGGATGCGAAGCGTCCCCAAAGGCAAATCAACGTCATCATAGGCCACCAGCAGGTTTTCTATGGGAACCTTGTAGAAATGTACCAGGGAGCTGACTGCTTTGCCGGATTCATTCATAAAAGTTTGAGGTTTAATCAGGATTACCCTCTCACCGAAATAGGAAGTTTTCGCCACCAGGGCACGTGACTGTACCTGCCCAAAGCTTGTGTCAAGCTTTGCTGCCAGGCGGCTTACCAGCATGAAACCTACGTTATGGCGGTTGTTCTCGTATTGCCTGCCCGGGTTACCCAGCCCCGCGATTAAAAAAGGCCCTTGGCGTTGGGTGGGTTGGATTTGAAGGCTATCATCTGATTCAGTCATACGCCTCCAGGATTGCATAAATTGACGATGTTCGCCACCTGCTGGCAACTTCGAGACTGGTTGGCTGGATCATAAAGTGCTCATGCTCCCATTTTGTTTCAAGATATGCAATTTATTTACCAACAATATCCCATACCATAAGATTAACCGATACCACTCGGCAACCGCTTACTATAACATAAAACCCGGCGCTCATCAAATTCCCCGGCAGATAACAGTAAGGATCCAAGGTCTGCAGTAATAACTTACTCGATGCTTTGATAAAACTATGGTAAACTTTTTGATTGTGGTTTTATCTTCATCTGTGAGGTAAGGCAACCCATGACACTAACTCGCACGGAACAAATGGTGACAAGATTACGCCAGATGCAGTCTGTTTCGCCAGATATTGAAGCCTCCGCGGTCGTGTCTGTGGATGGGCTAATCATCGCCTCTGCACTACCCAATGAGGTGGAGGAAGACCGTGTTTCTGCCATGTCTGCTGCCATGCTCAGCCTGGGTGAGCGAATTTCCACTGAGCTGGGCCGTGGCAGTCTGGAACAAGTATATATCAGGGGTTTAAATGGTTTCGTCATCCTTACATCGATTGGTGCAGATGCTGTCCTGACTGCCCTGGCAGGTCCTCAGGCAAAGCTTGGCCTGGTCTTCCTTGAAATGCGAAGGGCAGCCGATGACATTGAGAAGGTGATGGCATGATTTACCCGGCCAAACCGGAACATCCTGCAGATTACGGTGGGGAGGCTGCCGTCCAACGGCCCTCCCCACTGCCTTTTTTATTTGGAAGTTATCATCATGCGGATTATTTTGATTAAGCGTTGAACTGTACGGAGGAAAGCATGTCGACTAAGTACATCTTTTTCACAGGTGGTGTGGTCAGCTCAGTGGGCAAGGGTGTCACTGCGGCAGCGATCGGCAGGTTGCTGAAAGAACGCGGCTTCAACGTCACAGCCCAAAAATTAGACCCATACATTAATGTTGATCCCGGCACGATGAGTCCCTATCAGCACGGTGAAGTGTACGTCTTGGATGATGGGGCCGAAACCGACCTGGACCTGGGCCATTACGAGCGGTTCATCGATACCAGCCTGAACAAGGTATGCAACTTCACAAGCGGTCAGGTATATGCTGAGGTGATCACCAAGGAAAGGCGCGGTGATTACCTGGGCGGGACAATCCAGGTCATCCCCCACATTACCAATGAAATCAAGCGCCGCATCATGCTGGTTTCCAAGACCACCGGGGCAGAGATCGTTTTGGTTGAAATCGGCGGCACGGTGGGTGATATTGAGTCGCTACCTTTCCTGGAAGCGCTGCGTCAGATGCGCTCGGATATCGGCCGGGAGGACACCATTTATATTCATGTGACATGGCTGCCCCATATTGGCGCGACAGATGAGCTGAAGACTAAACCCACCCAGCACTCGGTGGCCGAGCTGCGCTCGATCGGCATCGCACCCGATATGATCGTGGCGCGCTCCGATTACCCGGTGGGCGAAGACCTGTGCGATAAGATAGCTTTATTCTGCGATGTAGAGAAGAAGGCAGTCGTCCCGATGGTGACGACGCCAATTCTATATGAAGTACCTTTGAAACTTGAAAAGGCCGGGGTAGCTGAATATTTGCTTAAACGGGCTGGATTGGCAGCCCGCCTCCAGCCTGATTGGACCGGCTGGGAAGCCCTGGTAAAAAAGGTAGCCCTCCCCAAGCCGAAGGTGAAGGTTGCCCTGGTTGGGAAATACGTCGAATTACATGATGCCTATATGAGCGTTAGGGAAGCGCTGCACCATGCCGGGCTTGCTCTAGACGTTGAAGTGGAAATCCTGTGGGTGCACTCTTCGGACCTCGAAAAAGGGCGTGGTTGGGAAGAGATCGAGCAAGCGCATGCCATCCTGGTGCCCGGAGGCTTTGGTTCACGCGGCATCGAAGGAAAATTACAGGCCGCCCGTTACGCTCGGGAGAAAAAGGTACCCTATCTTGGCCTGTGCCTGGGGATGCAGCTGATGGTGGTCGATTTTGCGCGAATGATCTTTAAAAACGAGACACCAAACTCCACCGAGTTCGACCGGTCTACCCCCTACCCGGTGATCGACCTGATGCCCGACCAACGTGGGGTGATCGATATGGGTGGGACGATGCGGCTGGGCTTGTATCCCTGCCAGCTTCAACAGGGCTCGATCGCCGGTGATGCCTACCAGCAAACTCTGGTGCAGGAACGCCATCGGCACCGCTTCGAGCTCAATAATACCTATCGCGATATTTTGGTAGAGAACGGGATGCGCTTTTCGGGGATTTCACCCGATGGCAGGCTGGTGGAAATCGCTGAACTGGATGATCATCCTTTCATGGTGGGCACGCAGTTCCACCCTGAGTTTCTATCTCGCCCGAACCGACCCCATCCACTCTTCGTGGCATTCATCAAAGCCGCCAAAGATAGGGCAGGTATCAATTAATCACCAGCCTTTGAATTCTGTTTCTTTCTTGAATCTTTACTCTCGGGAAAAAACGGCTGGAAAACCTGTCTAAATGCGGTAAAATAGTGGCTGTTTTCACAAAGCAAAGATCATCACATTATTGTGATGTAAATTTCCGAAAAGAATAGAGGCAACAAATGGAAACATTAATTGAATCTGTGTTGGGCCGTGAGATCCTTGATTCACGAGGTAACCCAACCGTGGAAGTAGAAGTGGTGCTATTGGATGGTTCGATGGGCCGGGCAGCCGTCCCTTCGGGTGCATCCACTGGGGTGCATGAAGCCCTGGAGCTGCGTGATGGTGATAAGGGGCGCTACATGGGCAAAGGCGTGACCAAGGCTGTGGAGAATGTCAACGGGGCAATCTCCGAAGAGCTGAGTGGTTGGGACGCTGCCGACCAGAAGATGGTCGATACCATCCTGCTCGACCTGGATGGTACGCCGAATAAATCAAAGCTGGGGGCTAATGCCATGCTGGGGACCAGCCTGGCAGTTGCCAAGGCGGCTGCAGCATCCCTGGGGATGCCCCTTTACCGCTACATTGGCGGGGTGTATGCCCATGTGCTTCCCGTCCCGATGATGAACATACTCAATGGTGGCGCGCACACCGGCTGGCAATCTACCGATGCACAGGAGTTCATGGTCATGCCCCTGGGAGCCCCAACCTTTGCTGAAGGACTGCGCTGGAGTGCGGAAATTTATCACAATTTAAAATCCGTGCTGAAAGAACACGGTTACACGGCCCTGGTGGGTGATGAAGGTGGATATGCCCCAGCATTGAAAGCAAATAATGAAGCAGTGGAAATTATCCTGACCGCTATCGAGA harbors:
- the mfd gene encoding transcription-repair coupling factor; amino-acid sequence: MELDGIIDSIVSASGELFKLIELGQAIPPLGIRRSARLPWLAALRQAAERPILLITDRNDHALTLADELALWAPKLPLLFFPEPTPLFYENATWGLTTRRDRLMVLSSLAGYHIPGGVKPPPPIIITPVRALMVRTLPRREFLKILRTIKVGQVVQPDELLRAWVAMGYEHTNIVVSPGQFSRRGGILDIWTPSAEQPVRIELFGDEIDTLRCFDPATQRTINTIERLPISPAREFITPDTETLQKLAIEPGSLSEFYIPVLHPEPASLLDYLPSQSLVLVDDEQAVRDSVQEVEEQAVGLRRDYIKDSELPEDFPIPYLTWSELEDTLAGKQAIDLGLPVNNEALPGRPTNIADSFLPGVRFAGQLKPLMEHLDQCCAQSEPIIIVSRQSARLQELWKEHNPFTPSSECLSFYDASLSEGLTFAAPGEKPIHLFTDGEIFGWRRPELRQRPRPMAEAPEAAYADFEPGDWVVHVDYGIGRFIGLVERSVDGIEREYLAVEYAEGDQLFVPVYQADRLTRYIGHDSHAPTPTRLGSPEWRTTKSHVKEAVEEVAQDLLDLYAHRNVVEGHAFGKDAPWQKELEASFPYIETTDQLRVISEVKQDMEAVKPMDRLICGDVGYGKTEVALRAAFKAVMDGRQVAILVPTTVLAQQHYHTFTQRLAPFPVEVEMLSRFRTPQQQKDILEKLSIGKVDIIIGTHRLLQGDVVFKDMGLLIIDEEQRFGVTHKETLKKMRTEVDVLTLTATPIPRTLYMTLTGVRDISTINTPPEERLPIITHVGPYSPTLVRQAILRELERGGQVFFVHNRVQTIGAMRFHLEKLVPEARVVVAHGQMAEDQLSQRMEQFSNGNVDILLSTSIIESGLDIPNANTLIVDRADTFGLAQLYQLRGRVGRGAQRAYAYFFRHKHLAPTIEGRQRLETIAENTQLGAGYSIAMRDLEIRGAGDILGTRQHGYIASVGFHLYTRLLADAVQRLRVGKPVPVLAQALQADQAAPGLPISVDLPLAVSLPASYIPDRQTRTRLYRRLADLRTQDEIDALEGEFIDRFGPLPAETRNLFYQLKVKMLADKVGLASISAEGGQIILRYPPLPEGETSRPIPELGGDIRTGKNAIWIPIAALESWQDQLIVVLHQLETD
- a CDS encoding aminoacyl-tRNA hydrolase — its product is MTESDDSLQIQPTQRQGPFLIAGLGNPGRQYENNRHNVGFMLVSRLAAKLDTSFGQVQSRALVAKTSYFGERVILIKPQTFMNESGKAVSSLVHFYKVPIENLLVAYDDVDLPLGTLRIRPFGGSAGQKGMQSIIERLGTDEFPRLRIGTGRPPGRMEAADYVLQDFPSSDAELLKQTLDRAVEAVLTYTRFGLERSMNLFNG
- a CDS encoding CTP synthase — encoded protein: MSTKYIFFTGGVVSSVGKGVTAAAIGRLLKERGFNVTAQKLDPYINVDPGTMSPYQHGEVYVLDDGAETDLDLGHYERFIDTSLNKVCNFTSGQVYAEVITKERRGDYLGGTIQVIPHITNEIKRRIMLVSKTTGAEIVLVEIGGTVGDIESLPFLEALRQMRSDIGREDTIYIHVTWLPHIGATDELKTKPTQHSVAELRSIGIAPDMIVARSDYPVGEDLCDKIALFCDVEKKAVVPMVTTPILYEVPLKLEKAGVAEYLLKRAGLAARLQPDWTGWEALVKKVALPKPKVKVALVGKYVELHDAYMSVREALHHAGLALDVEVEILWVHSSDLEKGRGWEEIEQAHAILVPGGFGSRGIEGKLQAARYAREKKVPYLGLCLGMQLMVVDFARMIFKNETPNSTEFDRSTPYPVIDLMPDQRGVIDMGGTMRLGLYPCQLQQGSIAGDAYQQTLVQERHRHRFELNNTYRDILVENGMRFSGISPDGRLVEIAELDDHPFMVGTQFHPEFLSRPNRPHPLFVAFIKAAKDRAGIN
- a CDS encoding phosphopyruvate hydratase, with the protein product METLIESVLGREILDSRGNPTVEVEVVLLDGSMGRAAVPSGASTGVHEALELRDGDKGRYMGKGVTKAVENVNGAISEELSGWDAADQKMVDTILLDLDGTPNKSKLGANAMLGTSLAVAKAAAASLGMPLYRYIGGVYAHVLPVPMMNILNGGAHTGWQSTDAQEFMVMPLGAPTFAEGLRWSAEIYHNLKSVLKEHGYTALVGDEGGYAPALKANNEAVEIILTAIEKAGYKPGEQIGIALDPAASELFDEETRTYNLRKEGKKLTGEQMVAFWKSWVDQYPIVSIEDGLAQDDWESWVLMTKELGSRIQVVGDDLLVTNPERVRRAIKEKAANALLVKLNQIGTLTETIEAVETCHRAGWRAVTSHRSGETEDTTIADLAVALNMGQIKTGAPARSDRVAKYNQLLRIEEELGETAKYAGWEALRR